In one Pseudarthrobacter sp. NBSH8 genomic region, the following are encoded:
- the rpoB gene encoding DNA-directed RNA polymerase subunit beta: MVASSTSNVNNTATAIESNSTDGATRRLSFAKIHEPLDVPNLLALQTDSFDWLVGNERWQARVAKAVEENDLSVATSSGLSDIFEEISPIEDFQGTMSLSFSDPEFADPKYTMAECKDRDATYSAPLYVKAEFMNNNTGEIKQQTVFMGDFPLMTEKGTFVVNGTERVVVSQLVRSPGAYFERTADKTSDKDIFTAKIIPSRGAWFELEIDKRDQVGVRLDRKRKQSVTVLLKALGWTEGQILEEFGQYDSMRATLEKDATETREDALLDIYRKLRPGEPPTVEAAQSLLDNLYFNSKRYDLAKVGRYKINRKLGIDRSLGDKEASVLHVEDIVAMIKFLVALHAGEKTLTGKRDGQDHELRVDIDDIDHFGNRRIRAVGELIENQVRTGLSRMERVVRERMTTQDVEAITPQTLINIRPVVAAIKEFFGTSQLSQFMDQNNPLSGLTHKRRLSALGPGGLSRDRAGMEVRDVHPSHYGRMCPIETPEGPNIGLIGSLASYGRINPFGFIETPYRLVAEGVVSDEVQYLTADDEAEVLIAQANAPLDENKKFAEETVLVRARGGGGEPVLVPAGEVEFMDVSPRQMVSVATALIPFLEHDDANRALMGANMQRQAVPLVRSEAPFVGTGMERAAAVDAGDVTIAKKAGVVTEVSAELVIMLNDDGTETNYRINKFARSNQGNCYNNRVLVNEGQRLEVGGIIADGPATDQGELALGKNLLVAFMSWEGHNFEDAIILSQRIVAEDVLSSIHIEEHEIDARDTKLGAEEITRDIPNVSEEVLAGLDERGIIHIGAEVEAGDILVGKVTPKGETELTPEERLLRAIFGEKSREVRDTSLKVPHGESGTVIGVRVFDRDNDDELPPGVNQLVRVYVAAKRKITDGDKLAGRHGNKGVISKILPIEDMPFLADGTPVDIVLNPLGVPGRMNVGQVLETHLGWVAKTGWKIEGEPEWMKQLPNLPRESGSTTVATPVFDGAREEEITGLLDSTNVTRDGDRLINSSGKTRLFDGRSGEPFPDPISVGYMYILKLHHLVDDKIHARSTGPYSMITQQPLGGKAQFGGQRFGEMEVWALEAYGAAYTLQELLTIKSDDIHGRVKVYEAIVKGENIPEPGVPESFKVLIKEMQSLCLNVEVLSTDGTTIEMRDSDDAVFTAAEELGIDLSRAEPSSVEEV; encoded by the coding sequence TTGGTCGCCTCGAGCACCTCTAATGTAAATAACACTGCCACCGCTATCGAATCAAACAGCACTGATGGTGCCACGCGCCGGCTGTCATTCGCAAAGATTCACGAACCGCTGGACGTTCCGAATCTCCTTGCCCTGCAGACGGACAGCTTCGACTGGCTGGTCGGAAACGAACGCTGGCAGGCGCGCGTAGCGAAGGCCGTCGAAGAAAACGATCTCAGCGTCGCCACCTCGTCCGGGCTGTCGGACATCTTTGAAGAGATCTCCCCGATCGAGGACTTCCAGGGCACCATGTCCCTGAGCTTCTCCGATCCGGAGTTCGCTGACCCGAAGTACACCATGGCCGAGTGCAAGGACCGGGACGCAACGTACTCGGCACCGCTGTACGTCAAGGCCGAGTTCATGAACAACAACACGGGCGAAATCAAGCAGCAGACCGTGTTCATGGGCGACTTCCCCCTCATGACGGAGAAGGGCACGTTCGTCGTCAACGGCACCGAGCGTGTGGTCGTCTCCCAGCTGGTCCGTTCACCGGGCGCCTACTTTGAGCGCACCGCCGACAAGACCAGTGATAAGGACATCTTCACTGCCAAGATCATCCCGTCCCGCGGTGCATGGTTTGAACTCGAGATCGACAAGCGCGACCAGGTCGGCGTTCGCCTCGACCGTAAGCGCAAGCAGTCCGTCACTGTTCTGCTGAAGGCCCTGGGCTGGACCGAAGGCCAGATCCTCGAAGAGTTCGGCCAGTACGACTCCATGCGCGCAACGCTGGAGAAGGACGCCACCGAGACCCGCGAAGACGCGTTGCTGGACATCTACCGGAAGCTGCGACCGGGCGAGCCGCCCACAGTCGAGGCTGCCCAGTCCCTCCTGGACAACCTGTACTTCAACTCCAAGCGCTACGATCTGGCCAAGGTTGGCCGTTACAAGATCAACCGCAAGCTTGGCATCGACCGCTCCCTTGGCGACAAGGAAGCTTCGGTCCTGCACGTTGAAGACATCGTGGCCATGATCAAGTTCCTGGTTGCCCTGCACGCCGGCGAGAAGACCCTCACGGGCAAGCGTGACGGCCAGGACCACGAGCTGCGCGTCGATATCGATGATATCGATCACTTCGGCAACCGTCGTATCCGCGCCGTCGGCGAGCTCATCGAGAACCAGGTCCGCACCGGCCTGTCCCGTATGGAGCGCGTTGTCCGCGAGCGGATGACCACCCAGGACGTCGAGGCAATCACGCCGCAGACATTGATCAACATCCGCCCTGTTGTTGCAGCCATCAAGGAGTTCTTCGGAACGTCCCAGCTGTCGCAGTTCATGGACCAGAACAACCCGCTGTCGGGTCTGACCCACAAGCGCCGTCTGTCCGCGCTTGGCCCGGGTGGTCTGTCCCGTGACCGCGCAGGCATGGAAGTTCGAGACGTTCACCCGTCCCACTACGGACGTATGTGCCCCATCGAAACCCCTGAAGGCCCGAACATTGGTCTGATCGGTTCGCTGGCATCCTACGGCCGCATCAACCCGTTCGGCTTCATCGAGACTCCTTACCGTCTCGTCGCTGAAGGCGTTGTCTCCGATGAGGTCCAGTACCTCACGGCCGACGACGAGGCAGAGGTCCTGATCGCTCAGGCCAACGCTCCGCTGGATGAGAACAAGAAGTTCGCCGAAGAGACCGTCCTGGTCCGCGCCCGTGGTGGTGGAGGCGAGCCTGTGCTGGTTCCCGCCGGCGAGGTCGAGTTCATGGACGTTTCCCCGCGCCAGATGGTGTCCGTGGCTACGGCACTGATCCCGTTCCTCGAGCATGACGATGCTAACCGCGCACTCATGGGTGCCAACATGCAGCGCCAGGCCGTGCCGCTGGTCCGTTCCGAAGCCCCGTTCGTGGGCACCGGCATGGAGCGCGCCGCCGCCGTCGACGCCGGTGATGTCACCATCGCGAAGAAGGCCGGTGTGGTTACCGAGGTTTCCGCTGAGCTCGTCATCATGCTCAACGACGACGGTACGGAAACCAACTACCGCATCAACAAGTTCGCACGCTCCAACCAGGGCAACTGCTACAACAACCGTGTCCTGGTTAACGAAGGCCAGCGCCTCGAGGTCGGCGGCATCATCGCCGACGGTCCGGCAACGGACCAGGGCGAACTCGCCCTCGGTAAGAACCTGCTCGTGGCATTCATGTCATGGGAAGGCCACAACTTCGAGGACGCCATTATCCTCTCGCAGCGCATTGTTGCCGAGGACGTTCTTTCCTCCATCCACATCGAGGAGCACGAGATCGATGCCCGCGACACCAAGCTTGGTGCCGAGGAAATCACCCGTGACATCCCCAACGTGTCCGAGGAAGTCCTGGCAGGGTTGGACGAGCGCGGCATCATCCACATCGGTGCCGAAGTTGAAGCCGGCGACATCCTGGTCGGAAAGGTCACCCCGAAGGGTGAAACCGAGCTGACCCCGGAAGAGCGCCTGCTGCGTGCCATCTTCGGTGAGAAGTCCCGCGAAGTGCGCGACACCTCCCTGAAGGTTCCGCACGGCGAGTCCGGCACCGTGATCGGCGTCCGCGTCTTCGACCGCGACAACGACGACGAACTGCCCCCGGGCGTGAACCAGCTGGTGCGCGTCTACGTGGCCGCCAAGCGCAAGATCACCGACGGCGACAAGCTCGCCGGCCGTCACGGCAACAAGGGTGTTATCTCCAAGATCCTCCCGATCGAGGACATGCCCTTCCTTGCAGACGGTACCCCCGTGGATATCGTCCTGAACCCGCTGGGTGTTCCGGGCCGTATGAACGTCGGCCAGGTGCTGGAAACGCACCTCGGCTGGGTTGCCAAGACCGGTTGGAAGATCGAGGGTGAGCCCGAGTGGATGAAGCAGCTGCCGAACCTGCCGCGCGAGAGTGGCTCAACCACTGTTGCGACGCCTGTGTTCGATGGCGCCCGTGAAGAGGAAATCACGGGTCTGCTGGACTCCACCAACGTCACCCGCGACGGCGACCGCCTGATCAACTCCTCAGGCAAGACCCGCCTCTTCGACGGCCGCTCCGGCGAGCCGTTCCCGGATCCGATCTCGGTCGGCTACATGTACATCCTGAAGCTCCACCACCTGGTGGACGACAAGATCCACGCCCGTTCCACTGGCCCGTACTCCATGATCACGCAGCAGCCGCTGGGTGGTAAGGCACAGTTCGGTGGCCAGCGCTTCGGTGAGATGGAAGTGTGGGCGCTGGAAGCTTATGGCGCCGCGTACACACTCCAGGAACTCCTCACCATCAAGTCGGATGATATCCACGGTCGTGTCAAGGTCTACGAAGCAATCGTCAAGGGCGAGAACATCCCCGAGCCGGGCGTTCCTGAGTCCTTCAAGGTCTTGATCAAGGAAATGCAGTCGCTGTGCCTGAACGTGGAAGTACTCTCCACGGACGGAACCACAATTGAAATGCGTGACTCTGATGACGCAGTCTTCACGGCTGCGGAAGAACTGGGCATCGATCTGTCTCGTGCAGAGCCCAGTTCCGTAGAAGAGGTTTAG